TGACTTTGCCTTGTCTTCTCCTCAGAAACCCCACGACCCGGCCACTGTGGATGAAGTCCTGCGCCTGCTGGATGAAGACCACACGGGGACTGTAGAATTCAAGGAATTCTTAGTCTTAGTGTTTAAAGTCGCACAGGCCTGTTTTAAGACATTGAGTGAGAGTCCTGAGGGAGTGTGTGGACCTCAAGAGTCTGGAAGCTTCCCCTCTGGGGCCTTGCCAGAgctgggagaaagacagagaagtgTCACAGAAGTGGGAAGCACTGGGGAAAGACAGCGTCAGGAGGGGAGCAGTGGTAGACAGAGCAGGCAGGctgccagagggcagggcaggactgGGACACAGACTCATGGTCAGGACATCAGCTCTTCTCAGGTCAGTCACCATGACAGGCAGTATGAGTCTCAGAGACAGGACAAAGAAAGCCTTCAAACACAAGCAAGAGGAAATGTGGAGCCAAcccaaagggagggagaagatcAGAGCCCCCAGACCAGAGAAAGAGTATCAGAGAGGCAGTCACAGACTGGGGAACAGACCAGAGCCCCCCAGGCAAGTGAAACTGTTACTAGAACCATAACTGAGACCCAGACAGGGGCCACGGAGACCAAGGGGCAGGACAGGAGCCAGACACAGGAGCCTACCCACAGCCAGACCAGGGTGACTGAGACCCGCAGTCAAGACAGGAGCCAGACAAGACCCACTGTTACAGGAGGACAAGTTCAGACACAGGGAAGTGCCACCGAGACTGTGGAGCAGGACAGGAGCCAGCGGACAGGAAACACCAGCACCCAGCCACAGGAGCCCACCCACGGCCAGACCAGGGTGACTGAGACCCGCAGTCAAGACAGGAGTCAGACAAGACCCACTGTTACAGGAGGACAAGTTCAGACACAGGGAAGTGCCACCGAGACTGTGGAGCAGGACAGGAGCCAGCGGACAGGAAACACCAGCACCCAGCCACAGGAGCCCACCCACGGCCAGACCAGGGTGACTGAGACCTGCAGTCAAGACAGGAGCCAGACAAGACCCACTGTTACAGGAGGACAAGTTCAGACACAGGGAAGTGCCACCGAGACTGTGGAGCAGGACAGGAGCCAGCGGACAGGAAACACCAGCACCCAGCCACAGGAGCCCACCCACAGCCAGACCAGGGTGACTGAGACCTGCAGTCAAGACAGGAGTCAGACAAGACCCACTGTTACAGGAGGACAAGTTCAGACACAGGGAAGTGCCACCGAGACTGTGGAGCAGGACAGGAGCCAGCGGACAGGAAACACCAGCACCCAGCCACAGGAGCCCACCCACGGCCAGACCAGGGTGACTGAGACCTGCAGTCAAGACAGGAGCCAGACAAGACACACTGTTACAGGAGGACACGTTCAGACAGAGTCAGGGTCACATATCCAGAATATGAATCAGGACAGGAGCCAGACTCCAAGACACATAGGGGCTGGAGAACAGGGACAGACCCAGTTGCAGCCAAGCAGTGGTCAAAGATGCACACAAATGAGCAGCTATGAGGCAGAAGAGCCCACACGGGGAGGACAGGCCCAGAGTGGGACAAGCACTCTAACAGGCAGACAGGACTACAGCAGCACTCACCCAAGGGGCAGTGtgatgggagggaagggagagagagagccctcAGTAGTTAAGCAGGAGGAGTGGGCTGATGACCACACAAGGGAGACAGCAATCCAaaggcaggcccagggcagcctgcACACTGGCAAGCCTTCAGTGCAGGGCCCAGAGGCAGCACAGCCAGAGGAGAAGCGAGGCTTCACAGCCAGGCAGCTATATTCCTACTTCAAAAGCAACAAGCCATGAGTGTCCAGCTCCTGAAGAAGACAGCTGGAGAGGCATTGGCTTGGCCTGCCCTGGCCAGTTTGGCTGGCATGTCCCTGGACATCAGAGCTTAATCATGGTGCTTCTCTCTAAGGTCTTTCTCAGTGAGGCCATTTCTGCAGGGTGCTTTCTATCCTAAACTCTCTCTCTTGCCTGCTTTGCTGTGCAGACCCTCTCAGAAGCAGAAGACACAGAGCAAGTCATCCCTTTCCTGAATGTTCCTCGGCTTATGGGGTTTTTCAGAGCTACTTTTCTCTCTGCCATCTGTCCACGGCCCTATCTATCCTGGTGCATCAATAAAACTTATCTAGGCAACTGGGCTCTGTGTCCCATTCAATCACTATTGACATGATAGGTTAAGGGCCACGGGGCAGTGATGATGAACTGGATGTGGTCCCTAGCCTTGAAGAGCATTTAGTTGGGAAAATATGGCATGAGATTCCAAGAGTTAGAAAGAGTCAAAGAGAGAAGATATCATACTTTTATACTCGTCAGAGATGTATCAGGGAAGGTCTCAAGCAGAAGGGGCATCTTTGTAATGTCCTTAAAGGACAAGTAGGGTTTAGGTCAGTCAAGCTATATTCAGCCTTTCATGACCTCTAAGTTTCTGTTCACCTGTAAGGTCATATAGGAAGACTGACTTAAGGTTACCAATAAGTGGAATAAGGCCACAAGGAGTGTGTAGGGGACAGGAAAGATATGTGTTATCAGGAACTGAGCCAGGAGCCAGAGTCCCTGAGCTTCCCTCACCCACCTCCTCATCCATGTCGGCCCTGACTTTTTATGATGGCTCACCCTCTGCATTTGAACAAGTTGTGGAGTAAACTTCTCAACTCTGGTTTATTATAAGAATCACCCTggttgtagtttttaaaatacagatttattaACCTAACCCTACAGATGCTGAGCCCAAAGGTTCGAGTGGAGCCTATACAAATTGTAAGAGGACTTCTGCTTCTGACAGGAAATACTCTGAAGGGCCTCCCACAACAAAATAACTGGATTCTGCATAACACATATTTTTTACTGCATTGTTGGTTTACAGGAAATAAGGGAAATGTccacagaaaaagcaaaatgtattaGGCCAGATAACACCCCTAAAGATGTTCAAGGAACCTATGGATAGGTTACCTTATGTGACAAAAGGGACTTGGCAAGTGTGAGTAAATCAAAGGGCTTGAGGgtgagattattctggattattcTGAGTCTCTATACAGACCTATGACTATGGGCCCAATGCAGTCACAAGGGTCCCTGTAAGAAAGGAGATGGGATGATGGAACCAGGACTTCAAACACTGCACAATGAGCCAAGGAAGGCAGACGGCCTCTCAAagttggaaaaggcaagaaaacaaaatttctcctagagcttccagaaggaactaGCCCTTCCAACATTTGATTTTTAGACTCCTGACCTCCAGAGCAGcaaggaaataaatgtttgccaTTATAAGCCATTAAGTttatggcaatttgttacagtggcaatagaaaactaatacacaaaacaaaaacccaaagtGAGAGCCAGAATAAGGAGGAAGCATGTGTGAAAGGGAAGGCTGCCCTTCTGCTGACAAAGTGATTTTATATCCATCCAAACTGACTTTAAGTATAAAGATCAAAGAGAAACAGCAAAGAACTTGCAAGGACTCAGGGACTGTTGTTCCCATAGTCCCTTCCTGGGCAATCTGGAAGAATGAGCATCagaacaaaggaacaaaagaaaccaaaccaGAATTGTACTAAAAACATTTGCCATACAGTATGATAAGGagtatttcaatatatttaactGTAGTACTAAGACTAAATAATGGtaataaagatgaaagaagagCATTTATCATTACACCCtttgaaaattcaaatataatacAGCTGACAAAAaagtggagggagaaggggaaagcaTGTGAAAAGTTGAGTCAATCCACTGATTGTCCTACATAAGTATATATTTCTAAGTAAAAACTGGGAATAAAAGGATATCATTTCAGATTAGACactgagaaaggaagagggaagggtaaaaagtttctcaaaaatttcattattatttaaacaGGGGATGAATagacataatattttaaaagaaagggaatgCACAAAGTagttattataaaagtaatattagaataaaaatacaagccTTTCTCAATATCAAAAgatattccattaaaaaaacatagtGAATGATGTTATTTATGTTGAAGACAAATATTTGCATAAATGTAACAGAAGACTGTGGCAGATTGAAGTCAAAcacattatttgtattattaatgtAAAAAGCTTAATTCACTATTAAAGGAACAAGTTTTCATATTAGCTTATGTAAATCTATGTTCTTTACAAGAGATGTCCAAATCAAAGAGATTAAGAAAGTTATTTTGAAAGTAGTAAATGGATATATAGCAGGAAAATACAgactaaaacaaaatttaaaaaaggttaaatttaaaccaaatttaaaaaacaaaatttaaaaagtgttatgaTCCCACACAAGGTAGAATTCAGGTCCACAAAGCATTAAACAAGACCAACAAGGATACTCTAATATGCCAAAGGTTATAATTTCACAATGAAGgtataacaatttttaaagattttatttatttatttttagagagagggggaaaagagagagaaagagagagagagagaaatatcaatgtgcaagagatacatcaacaggttgcctctcacatgcccccaactgcgagcctggcttgcaacccaggtgtgtaccttgaccgggaatcaaaccagtgaccctttggttcacaggctggcactcaatccactaagccacactagtcagagcagatataatgatttttttaatatcaatacATTCAATAATGTAGCACAGCTCTTGTAAAGCAAAAACTACAGGAAATGCAaggacaaatttttattttaattaattttttattaaatattttattgtttatgctattacagttgtcccagtttttctcgattttcacccctccacccagcccccccatcccatagtcaatccccacatggttgtccatgtccatgggtcattcatatatgtcctttgtctaatcccttcaccttctttcaacaaATCCCTACTTCCTACCTcccctcttatagctgtcagtctcttctgtttctatgcctctggttctattttgctcattagtttattttgttcatgagaatTGTCTtacaaatgagatcatatggtatttgtctttcaccaactggtttatttcacttagcataatattttccagttccatacatgctgccataaggtaagaattccttcttttttattgctttatagtATTCAGCTGTGTgcatgtaccacaacttttttatccattaatctactgatgggcacttagaccgtttctagcacttggctattgtaaatggcattgctatgaacatagatGTGCACACAtgcttttgaaatggtgttttgggattcttaggatatattcccagcagcggAAATgttgggtcaaaagtcagttccatttttaattttttgaggaaattccatagttttcaacagtggttgcaccagtctgcattcccaccaacagtgcgctagggttcccttttctccacatcctcaccacacctgttgtttgctgatttattaatgatagccattttggcaggtatgaatgatatctcattgttgctttaatcttcatctctctgatgtctagtgatcttgaacatttttttcatatgtctatgggccctctgtatgtcctccttggagaagtgtctattcaggtcctttgttcattttttaattggattgtttgtcttcctggtgtttagtgtataagttcttcatatattttggagatgaaacccttttCTGATgtgtattggcaaatatgctctcccatatagtcagttttctttacattttcatgatggtttctttatatgtgcagaagctttttaatttaatgtagtcccatttgtttacttttttcctttgtttcccttgcccaaggagatatataggcaaaaatattgctatgcaagatacctgaaattttactgcctatttttctcctaggatttttatggcatcatgatatacattatatttgtcttttatccaaaTTGAGTTTATTcaggtgtatggtataagatggtggtctagtttcatttctttgcatgtaccagtccatttctcctaacaccatttattgaagagactatctttactccattgtattctcttgcctcctttgtcaaatactaattgaccataaagacatggaattatttcttggctctctattctgttccattgatctatgtccctgttcttatgccagtaccagactgctttgattacagtgacttATAGTAttgtttggtatcaggtattatgatccctccaaattctttcttttctctcaagaTTGCTTAggctctttggggtcttttttggtttcatataaagttttggaatatttgttctaaatatgcaaaatacaccattggtattttaatagaaattgtattgaatctatagatttctttgggtagtatgaacattttaattgtgtcaattcttccaatccatgaaatggtatatgcttccacttatttgtatcatcctcagtgtctttcttcagtgtcctacagttttctgagtacaggttttttaccaccttagttaaatttattcctagtactttattttttttgttgcaatagtaaatgggattgttttttagtttctctttctgagagtTCATTATTGATGTAGAAAATagcattgatttctgaatattgactttgtatcactctactttgttgaattcatttactaggtcaagcagtttttgggtggagcctatagggttttctatgtacaataaaatgtctgtgaataatgacagttttacttccttctttctaatttggacaccttttattgcttcttcttgtcttatcactgtggctagtacttccagTATTGTGTTGaacaaaagtggtgaaagtgaacactCCAGTGTTGTTTCTAATCATAAGAGAAACACtgttagtttttgctcattgaatatgatgctgacactgggtttgtcatatatggcctttattaagttgaggtacgctctctctgcttcctctttgctgagtgtttttatcataaatgggtgagagattttatcaaatgctttttctgcacctattgatatgatcatgtggcttttatctcccattttgtttatgtgatatatcactgatttgcaaatattgtaccatccttgcatttcttGGATGAATTCTACTTTGTGGGGGGCTCTGCACACAGGGTCCCCccggccaccacagatgagaataggtctaccaagacatgatctgcttgggaagcaaaggtggccaatctctcaaaggagaagggccaagagcctttgcctcaatgggcttttattgggttcatttgcacaggaatacagataaagctcattaatcattgtcaagcagtaaggatcaaacaatagataacaaagaactctgagggcctattttgagtcagggtcagatagctaaagagctataaaactttgaggaataaactcacttcttgtttggacccttatcatttaattgagagcattctaaacaaagcaggtttcacaggattttacatattctttcttaggcctgaccacctgcggaacccgccctttccagcacagggctgcacccaccaccatcattgtttcaggtgtaagtcaggcagggaaagtaaggcagccaagagattaggagacttctcacagagtGAGAACTCagactttgtcaaagccgaggggtgagagtccatcacccccttttgctatagccccccaagtccttccttggggacctcccatgtgatcgtaccttgttgggaactgccctgcctggtatcagaagctgtaacccccaccaaggctaaggctgagagagtggccttggactgtaaacCAGCTAGTatacaaaagcttatctccctggcaggagcactgcttctgctgcttcattcataactgaaccccagtgcttggtcagttagccaatgacaggtaagattccccaaggggggaatgacctaagaccggcacaatcacgtgggaggcccccaagaaaagACTTTgcggactacagcaaaagggggtgatggaccctcgctcctcggctatgatatagcctgagtcctcatcgtctgggagaaaatctcctaatctcttggctgccttacttctcttgctccacctaagcctgaaacaatgacaaggtggtgcagctctgcactgaaaagggcaggttccgtgggtgatcaagcctaagaaaaaatatgtaagatcctgtgaaacctgctttgtttagaatgctctcagttgaacaataagggtccaaggaagaagtaaatttgttctttaaagttttaaagctctttgaccctgactcagaataggccctcagacttccttgttatctattgtttgatccttacttcctagcaataaGTAATGAGCTTTTTACCTGAATCcctatgcaaacgaaaccaataaaaagcttCTCTGGAGAGGGAACAGGGTGTTCTCCCCACCAaggagggtggccaagcagcgCCCtacaggagagagggtggccaaggtgctccccacatgAGAAGTGGCCTTGctgttcctattcctccacaggacctggttgtctctctgtatgtttttcttgagtattggcaagccatccacagcattccgcaGTCACTGCCGACAGGTGATTGCCACAGTACCTGTCTAAGGTCATTCCCCCCCtttgggaatcttacctgtcattggctaactaaccaagctttgggggccagttatggatgaagtagaaggagcagaagtggcactcctgtgagggagataagctttgtctccttagtggcttctggtccaaaggtcTCTCCCTCAGCCTTACCCATGGCAGGGtaggggggttacagcttctgaaaccaggcagggtagttcccagcaccacttgatcatggtgtatgatctttttaatgtattgttgaatccagtttgctaatattttgttgagggttttagcatctatgttcatcagagatattggcctataattttctttctttgttgtgtctttacctggttttggaattaggataaaaCTGGCCtcaaaaaaagagtttggaagtctttctGCCTCTTGAAActtttggagtagtttgagaagaacagatgttagttcttctttgaatgattggtaatattcacctgtgaagccatctgatccaggatttttgtttgctgggagatttttttaaattactgcttccattccactagttgttatcagtctattcaggttttctgcttcttcctgattcagttttggaagattgtatgtttctagaaaattttccattttgcccaggttgtccaatttcttggcatatagcttttcatagtaattccttacaatccttgGTATTATTGTGTTATCAggtgttacttctcctcttttatttctaattttatttatttgggcatctctccttttgtcttgatgagtctggttaaaggtttatcaattttgtttattttttcaaagaacaagctcctggactCATTGATCTTCTGAGTTGATTTTTTTAGTCTATCTCATTTATTTTGGCTCTGATTTTGGctaattccttccttctactcactctgggcattgtttgttgttgcttttctagttcttttaggggtaggggtagggttaggttgtttgtttgatatttttctatcttttttatgtagccctataatgctatgaacttccctctaaggactgcttttgctgtgtctcataaggTTTGGATGGTTGTgtgcttattttcatttgtttccaggtattttttttatttctttcttgacatcattgttaattcattcattatttaataacatgttatttagccccCATGTATTTgagtattttgagtttttttcctagtttaaaggttgatttctagtttcaagccattgtgatctgagaaaatgcttgatataacttcaattttcttgaatttgttaaggcttatTTTATGTCCTacaatgtggtctatctttgagaatggtccatatgcacttgaaaagaatgtatattctgcttctttgggatgaaatgttctgtaaatattaattaagtccatttgatttagtgtgtcatttaatgtctctatatccttgttgattttttgtctggaagatctgtccattgttgacagtggggtattaaaatctcctacaatgactgtattgctgtctatCAGCTCCTTAaagccctccaagattttctttatatatttgggtgctcctatattgggtgaaTATATGTTTTTCCAGAATCATATCCTCTTCTTAAACTGATCCCTTTAgcattatgtagtgaccttcctTGTcccttgttatggcctttgttttaaaatctattttgtcagatacaaaTATTGCTACCACAGCTTATTTTTTGTGTCCATTTGCATAGAATAGTTTTTCCatcacttcactttcagtctgtgtctgCCTTTtggttctgaggtgggtctcttatagatagcatatatgtggatcatgttttttttatccattccaCTGCCCTTTGTCTTTTGTTTGAAGCAGTTAGTCCCTTTACatttagggttattattgataggtacttattcattgtcatttttccctttgtacctgtgttcctctctctacttcttaaagcagtccctttagcatctcttgtaatactggtttgatgtaaatgtactcttttagccttgttttggggggggtctaggaagctctttatttcaccttccatttttttctttttctttctttttttattttaatcattgttcaagtacagttttctcccttttattcccaatccagcccatccacccaatcctccccacttccctcccattaccaccttccccctagtttttgtccatgtgtcctttaaatttgttcctgtaaacccttcccattctcccctgaaattccctcttctctcacctctggttaccttccattttaaataaaagttttgctggagacagtagtcttggttgcagacccttgctttttattacttagAATACCTATGCCAGTCACCTCTGacctgtagtgtttctgttgagaaatctgctgagaCCTTTACCAGAGCTCCCTTGTACATAActaactgtttctctcttgctgcctttaagattctctctttgtcttcaaattgtgccattttaattgtgatgtgtatTGGCGTGGGTTGCTTTGGGTGcatcttaattgggactctctgtgcttcctgaacatgtgtgactttttttttcaccagattaggaaagttatctgtcattatttcctcaaatgggctttctatcccttactccctttcttcttattctggtatccctgtgatgcaaatattgttacatttcatgttgaaggacaaatttttaaaaaacgtagTGATCATCAGGTACTTTCTCTCAGTCCAAGACGGTAAATGTAGAAAagaattcaataataaaatgaataagataaaatgtaaa
This portion of the Phyllostomus discolor isolate MPI-MPIP mPhyDis1 chromosome 14, mPhyDis1.pri.v3, whole genome shotgun sequence genome encodes:
- the CRNN gene encoding cornulin isoform X2, which gives rise to MPQLLRNINGIIDAFQRYARTEGNCSVLTRGELKRLLEQEFADVIVKPHDPATVDEVLRLLDEDHTGTVEFKEFLVLVFKVAQACFKTLSESPEGVCGPQESGSFPSGALPELGERQRSVTEVGSTGERQRQEGSSGRQSRQAARGQGRTGTQTHGQDISSSQVSHHDRQYESQRQDKESLQTQARGNVEPTQREGEDQSPQTRERVSERQSQTGEQTRAPQASETVTRTITETQTGATETKGQDRSQTQEPTHSQTRVTETRSQDRSQTRPTVTGGQVQTQGSATETVEQDRSQRTGNTSTQPQEPTHGQTRVTETRSQDRSQTRPTVTGGQVQTQGSATETVEQDRSQRTGNTSTQPQEPTHGQTRVTETCSQDRSQTRPTVTGGQVQTQGSATETVEQDRSQRTGNTSTQPQEPTHSQTRVTETCSQDRSQTRPTVTGGQVQTQGSATETVEQDRSQRTGNTSTQPQEPTHGQTRVTETCSQDRSQTRHTVTGGHVQTESGSHIQNMNQDRSQTPRHIGAGEQGQTQLQPSSGQRCTQMSSYEAEEPTRGGQAQSGTSTLTGRQDYSSTHPRGSVMGGKGEREPSVVKQEEWADDHTRETAIQRQAQGSLHTGKPSVQGPEAAQPEEKRGFTARQLYSYFKSNKP
- the CRNN gene encoding cornulin isoform X1 — its product is MRPTQLRVSSWTPKMPQLLRNINGIIDAFQRYARTEGNCSVLTRGELKRLLEQEFADVIVKPHDPATVDEVLRLLDEDHTGTVEFKEFLVLVFKVAQACFKTLSESPEGVCGPQESGSFPSGALPELGERQRSVTEVGSTGERQRQEGSSGRQSRQAARGQGRTGTQTHGQDISSSQVSHHDRQYESQRQDKESLQTQARGNVEPTQREGEDQSPQTRERVSERQSQTGEQTRAPQASETVTRTITETQTGATETKGQDRSQTQEPTHSQTRVTETRSQDRSQTRPTVTGGQVQTQGSATETVEQDRSQRTGNTSTQPQEPTHGQTRVTETRSQDRSQTRPTVTGGQVQTQGSATETVEQDRSQRTGNTSTQPQEPTHGQTRVTETCSQDRSQTRPTVTGGQVQTQGSATETVEQDRSQRTGNTSTQPQEPTHSQTRVTETCSQDRSQTRPTVTGGQVQTQGSATETVEQDRSQRTGNTSTQPQEPTHGQTRVTETCSQDRSQTRHTVTGGHVQTESGSHIQNMNQDRSQTPRHIGAGEQGQTQLQPSSGQRCTQMSSYEAEEPTRGGQAQSGTSTLTGRQDYSSTHPRGSVMGGKGEREPSVVKQEEWADDHTRETAIQRQAQGSLHTGKPSVQGPEAAQPEEKRGFTARQLYSYFKSNKP